The Clostridiaceae bacterium HFYG-1003 genome includes a window with the following:
- a CDS encoding YfhO family protein, which yields MTYRLPRMNHPNDEETAALRRLLMLSLMAALAMFLPYLLLDGGRFTLMSDFNHQQIPFNRHSAWAIWNGASTWDWYTDLGVNFIGAFSFYTLGSPFFWIGALFPESAFPYLIGWLFILKYVAAALVSFLWLKRHVRNLDYAILGSLLYAFSGFSHINLMYYHFHEVIVFFPLLLWGMDQLLQDERRGRFALTVALCALLNYFFFYGQVLFLILYFFLFYQSENRRERLLAFGRVLGEGVLGTLAASILLIPSALFIISSPKASQVITGIDGLRYPLERYLTLWKALVFPAESMIRSTSINPWDFSSASLYLPGLGLSMVLAAARTQRLARRFLLVLFPLMLIPVMNSAFALFNGYYYARWFYMPLLILVSFSIQSLETASGAVRRGSVRIIIIAALAFIGTLVISDRVNPEMIQLPFEFVLSALIALAGLGLTLYIFRQSDRERARKLTLLALVCSVLTGLYSIHLIRSFQPEETYQYAEGYFDRTAELDLTAPEGENQQNYRFYTYEAGWNLSMLNHIPSVNSFITTNSPSTDDFFKTVGIQHIAASLFPAQAQDLLTLLSVRYRVDLTQLEDYIPRSQKSNGFFDLYVSENPDFIPLGFPLDSYITRAELMSYEEAQRPRILLQALVIEPGDPIPDNLVAYRENPARTTSAIAREKRSGAVSDFQRDTHGFQAVLNAAQEKTLLFTVPWDSGWQATVNGQKVPIRKNLGFQTIQVSPGASTISFTYEIPGLKAGILGSLAGLIVIALLIIRDRRDRMSVQQSH from the coding sequence ATGACATATCGACTGCCCCGGATGAATCACCCAAACGATGAGGAAACCGCCGCGCTGCGGCGGCTTCTGATGTTATCCCTGATGGCTGCCCTGGCGATGTTCCTGCCTTATCTTCTGTTGGACGGAGGCCGCTTCACCCTGATGTCGGACTTCAACCATCAGCAGATTCCGTTTAACCGGCATTCAGCCTGGGCCATTTGGAACGGAGCCTCCACCTGGGACTGGTATACCGATCTGGGTGTCAATTTCATCGGTGCCTTCAGCTTTTATACTCTGGGCAGTCCCTTCTTCTGGATAGGCGCTCTGTTTCCGGAATCGGCCTTTCCCTATCTGATCGGCTGGCTGTTCATTCTGAAGTATGTTGCTGCCGCTCTGGTCAGCTTTCTCTGGCTGAAGCGTCATGTCCGAAACCTGGATTATGCGATTTTGGGCTCGCTGCTTTATGCCTTTTCCGGCTTTTCGCACATTAATCTGATGTACTATCATTTTCATGAAGTCATTGTGTTCTTTCCTCTTCTGCTGTGGGGAATGGACCAGTTGCTTCAGGATGAGCGACGGGGCCGCTTCGCCCTGACAGTTGCCCTGTGCGCGCTGCTGAACTATTTCTTCTTTTATGGTCAGGTTCTGTTTTTGATCCTCTACTTTTTCCTGTTCTATCAAAGTGAAAATCGCCGTGAGCGCCTTCTGGCATTCGGGCGCGTACTGGGCGAAGGGGTTCTGGGGACTCTGGCTGCCTCCATCCTGCTCATCCCTTCCGCACTGTTCATCATCAGCAGTCCCAAAGCCAGCCAGGTCATTACAGGCATTGACGGACTGCGCTATCCCCTGGAGCGTTACCTGACTCTGTGGAAAGCTCTGGTGTTTCCGGCCGAGAGCATGATCCGCTCGACCAGCATCAACCCGTGGGACTTTTCCTCCGCCTCGCTCTACCTGCCTGGTCTTGGATTGTCCATGGTCCTGGCCGCGGCTCGGACCCAGCGACTGGCTCGCCGGTTTCTGCTCGTTCTCTTCCCACTCATGCTCATTCCGGTGATGAATTCAGCCTTTGCGCTGTTCAACGGCTACTACTATGCCCGCTGGTTCTATATGCCTTTGCTGATTCTGGTTTCCTTCTCCATCCAAAGCCTCGAGACGGCTTCCGGAGCAGTGCGCCGCGGCAGCGTACGAATCATTATCATCGCTGCTCTGGCATTCATCGGCACACTCGTGATCTCTGACCGGGTGAACCCCGAGATGATCCAGCTCCCCTTTGAGTTCGTCCTGTCCGCCCTGATCGCTCTGGCCGGACTGGGACTTACGCTCTATATATTCAGACAGTCTGATCGGGAGCGAGCCCGGAAGCTGACCCTGCTGGCTCTGGTATGTTCCGTCCTGACCGGGCTGTACAGCATCCATCTGATCCGAAGTTTTCAACCGGAGGAAACGTACCAGTATGCCGAAGGCTACTTTGACCGGACTGCGGAACTGGATCTGACAGCTCCTGAGGGGGAAAACCAGCAGAATTACCGCTTCTACACCTACGAGGCGGGCTGGAACCTGTCGATGCTGAACCATATTCCTTCGGTCAATTCCTTTATCACCACCAATTCACCCAGTACGGATGACTTTTTTAAAACGGTCGGAATCCAGCACATCGCTGCTTCCCTGTTTCCAGCCCAAGCGCAGGATCTGTTGACCCTGCTCTCGGTCAGGTATCGGGTGGATCTGACCCAGCTGGAGGACTACATTCCCCGTTCCCAAAAGAGCAATGGCTTCTTTGATCTCTACGTCAGTGAAAACCCTGACTTTATTCCTCTGGGCTTTCCGCTGGACTCCTACATTACCCGGGCAGAGCTGATGAGCTATGAAGAAGCACAGCGTCCCCGGATTCTGCTCCAGGCACTGGTTATCGAACCGGGAGATCCCATTCCTGATAACCTGGTGGCCTACCGGGAGAATCCAGCCAGAACCACCTCAGCGATCGCCCGGGAAAAACGATCCGGTGCCGTATCCGATTTTCAACGGGACACGCATGGTTTTCAGGCAGTCCTGAATGCTGCCCAGGAAAAAACACTTCTGTTTACCGTTCCCTGGGATTCTGGCTGGCAGGCCACGGTGAACGGTCAGAAAGTACCCATCCGAAAGAATCTGGGCTTCCAGACCATCCAGGTTTCTCCCGGTGCTTCCACCATTTCCTTTACTTATGAAATCCCCGGCCTGAAAGCGGGAATACTGGGGTCCCTCGCCGGCCTGATCGTGATTGCATTGCTCATTATCCGGGATCGCCGGGATCGAATGAGCGTACAGCAGAGCCATTGA